The Mytilus trossulus isolate FHL-02 chromosome 13, PNRI_Mtr1.1.1.hap1, whole genome shotgun sequence genome has a segment encoding these proteins:
- the LOC134694722 gene encoding uncharacterized protein LOC134694722 — protein sequence MKGHVENKSKCAEHCSTYSLSDPTSKCFSDKCEHDHDQSCDDCSTTGVLDTVMLDAVSSVRNAIPADIQEEITHDLQISTLNLSTWKAHCIRTVHQEQARRDVLLQLKSHQCLIVMDWAMKFLPIKHRETQADFYGKKGIGWHISSVITTSQILGESPATHTDKFDVQTFVHILQLGTQGWFSVAHILTDLLNQLSVRTPVKEVFLKSDNAGCYHCAPLLSFIQHLNSCSSIKVLQYNFSEAQSGKDICDAKTAHCKMHMIRYSGEGHDIVTPQDMRAALHANGGVKGVLASVVSVDNQHERKMLSKIPNISQMNNITFHENGVTCRRAYKIGTGSFLPPNQFKDSATLTGFTVEEPFPILLNNKGSLKILSVRPEEQTIEEVPRNDGHETDQSISEPNNQLYPCPDMSCSKVYTKLCYLENHLCLGNHVYNNKKENQFDSIKKAWASQCVAVEREHKVLVRATAPSTVSVSNNEGWALKTSKSVKRFSTKVKDYISSIHQYFNTTGKRPNFEDIAEELKTKRDDDGNKVFKQEEWLSPSQIRSLFSNFVRKNAQSIEIHTGTQKETKNDEDLQQALAEIDALEYHADMVNVALASENDFS from the exons ATGAAGGGGCATGtggaaaacaaatcaaaatgtgCAGAACACTGTTCTACATACAGCCTTAGTGATCCAACATCAAAATGTTTCAGCGACAAATGTGAGCATGACCATGATCAATCCTGTGATGACTGCTCAACAACAGGGGTACTGGATACAGTTATGTTGGATGCAGTATCATCTGTCAGAAACGCGATTCCTGCTGACATCCAAGAGGAGATAACCCATGACTTGCAGATATCCACTTTAAACTTATCAACTTGGAAAGCTCATTGTATTAGAACAGTACACCAAGAACAAGCACGTAGAGATGTACTATTACAATTAAAATCTCATCAATGTTTAATTGTAATGGACTGGGCAATGAAGTTCCTACCTATCAAACACAGAGAAACACAAGCTGATTTCTATGGGAAAAAAGGCATTGGTTGGCACATTTCTTCTGTAATAACAACTTCACAGATTTTAGGTGAATCACCTGCAACTCATACAGACAAATTTGATGTTCAAACCTTTGTCCATATTCTGCAGTTAGGAACTCAGGGTTGGTTCTCAGTTGCCCATATACTAACAGACTTGTTAAACCAACTGTCAGTCAGGACTCCAGTGAAAGAGGTCTTCTTGAAGAGTGACAATGCAGGATGTTATCACTGCGCACCACTGCTTTCTTTTATTCAGCATCTGAACTCATGTTCATCCATCAAGGTTCTCCAATACAACTTCAGTGAGGCACAAAGTGGGAAAGACATCTGTGATGCCAAGACTGCTCATTGCAAAATGCATATGATCAG gtacTCTGGAGAAGGACATGATATAGTTACACCACAAGACATGAGAGCAGCACTTCATGCAAATGGTGGGGTTAAAGGTGTATTGGCATCAGTGGTATCTGTGGACAATCAACACGAGAGAAAAATGTTGTCCAAAATTCCCAACATCAGTCAAATGAATAACATCACATTTCACGAAAATGGAGTGACATGCAGACGGGCCTATAAGATTGGTACTGGAAGCTTTTTGCCACCCAATCAGTTTAAAGATAGTGCAACATTGACTGGATTTACG GTTGAAGAGCCATTCCCAATCTTGCTTAACAACAAAGGTTCCTTGAAAATCCTCTCTGTAAGACCTGAAGAGCAAACTATTGAAGAAGTACCAAGGAATGATGGCCATGAAACTGATCAGTCAATTTCTGAACCAAATAACCAGTTGTATCCATGTCCTGATATGTCTTGCTCAAAAGTGTATACAAAATTATGTTATCTGGAAAACCATCTTTGTCTTGGTAATCATgtgtacaataataaaaaagaaaatcagttTGACTCTATTAAAAAAGCTTGGGCTTCACAGTGTGTTGCAGTGGAGAGAGAACACAAAGTGCTTGTACGAGCTACAGCACCTTCAACTGTTTCGGTTTCTAACAATGAAGGCTGGGCATTGAAAACTTCTAAATCTGTCAAACGTTTCTCAACAAAAGTCAAAGACTACATATCTTCAATACATCAGTATTTTAACACAACAGGCAAACGACCAAATTTTGAGGATATAGCTGAAGAATTAAAAACTAAAAGGGATGATGATGGGAACAAAGTATTTAAGCAGGAAGAATGGCTTTCACCATCACAAATAAGAAGTCTGTTTTCAAACTTTGTGAGAAAGAATGCACAGTCTATTGAAATTCATACTGGTACTCAGAAAGAAACCAAGAATGATGAAGATCTTCAACAAGCCCTAGCTGAAATAGATGCATTGGAGTATCATGCTGACATGGTCAATGTTGCTTTGGCATCTGAAAATGATTTTTCATAA